A window of Streptomyces sp. Je 1-332 genomic DNA:
CCGCCCTCGACCGCCTCAAGGAATTCTTCCCGCAGACATCGGACTGGTTTCGCACCAGCTCCTACGGGAAGCTCGACTACCGCCCCGAGTCCCCGATCCCGGACTGGCTGCGGATGCCCAAGAGCTTCAAGGAGTACGGGATAGAACGCGGCGCCCCCTTCGATCCCGGCTACCGCGAGCTGGTCCAGGACATCGTGGCGGAGGCCGACCCGGACGTGGACTTCCGGGAGTACGACCTGGTGAACATCCTCATGACGCCGAACGCCGGTCCTTCCGCGCTCGACACGGTCCTTTCGGTGACCTTCGCGGGCAACACCGAGGCACCCGTCGCGGACGGCGTCCCGGTCTCCAACGCGTCCTTCGTCTACAGCCGCCAGGACGACGGTTCGGGCAGCTACCGCGAGACCGGCTACCGCGTACTCCCCCACGAGAACGGCCACGTCTTCGGCCTGCCCGACCTGTACACGCAGGACGGCGGCGGCGCGGTCGGCCACTGGGACATCATGAGCGAGGACTGGGGCGCCAACAACGACCTGCTGGCCTGGCACAAGTGGAAGCTCGGCTGGCTCGGCGACGACCAGATCAGCTGCGCCTCGAACGCGGGCACCACCGAGCACACGCTGAGCCCACTGCCGGCCGAGGGCGGCACCAAGCTCGCCTTCGTGCCGCTGAGCACACGGACCGGGTACGCCGTCGAGGTGCGCACCCGTGGCGGCAACGACGAGGCGGTCTGCAAGCCCGGAGTGCTCATCTACCGGGTGGACGCGGAGGTCGACACGGGCCAGGGCCCGGTCACCGTCTCCGACTCCACGAAGGACAGCGGCGGCTGCACGCGCCGGCCGAACGTCCACGCGGAACTCTCCGACGCGACCTACGAGCCTGGCCAGACGTTCACGGACGAGAAGACGGGCGTGCGCATCACGGTGACGGCCATCGACGGGGAAGGGCGCTACCGGGTGCACGTCACGCGCCCTTGAGGGCGTGGCTCAGCCGCCGTTGACCTTCGATGACCCGGCGCCGGGCACGGTCTGCTGCACCTGGCGCAGGAAGGCGGCGTTGTCCGCGGTCTTGCGCAGGCGCTCGATCAGCGCCTCCAGGTTGCTCTGTGCGTCCCTGCCGTGCAGGGCACGCCGCAGGCCGCGTACTGCGGTCAACTCGTCGGCGGGCACGAGGAGTTCGTCACGGCGGGTGCCGGAAGGGGTGACGTCGACGGCGGGGAACACCCGGCGCTCGGCCATGCCGCGGTCGAGGCGGAGCTCCATGTTGCCGGTGCCCTTGAGCTCCTCGAAGTAGTAGTCGTCGGCGCGCGATCCGGTCTCCACGAGCACGGTGGCGAGCATGGTCAGGGACCCGCCCTCCTCGGCGAGGCGCGCGGCACCGAAGAGCCGCTTGGGGCCCTGGATGGCGGCGGCGTCGACACCGCCCGAGAGAGTACGGCCGCCGCTGGACGCCGCGTTGTTGTACGCGCGGCACAGCCGGGTGAGGGAGTCGAAGAGCATGACGACGTCCTTGCCCTCCTCGGTGAGCCGCTTGGCGCGCTCCACGGCCAGTTCGGCCAGGGCGATGTGCTGCTTGGCGGGCCGGTCGAAGGTCGAGGCGAGCACTTCGCCGCGCACGGAACGCTTCATGTCCGTGACTTCTTCGGGCCGTTCGTCGAGCAGCACCACCATGAGGTGCGCCTCGGGGTGGTTCGCGCTGACGGCGGCGGCGATCTGCTGGAGCAGAACGGTCTTGCCGGTGCGGGGCGGCGCGACGATCAGGCCGCGCTGGCCCTTGCCGACGGGGGCGACGAGGTCGATGAGCCGGGTCGCGACGCTGCCGCCGCCGGCACCCTGCGTTTCCAGATGGAGCCGTTCGCGGGGGTGCAGCGGCGTGAGGTCGCCGAACCGTGCGCGCCTGCGCAGGGCTTCGGCGGAATGGCCGTTGACGCGCTCGACGTCGGTGAGGGTGCGGGCCTTGCCGCAGGTGCCCTGCACCATGTCGCCCGCGCGCAGGCCCAGTCGGCGGATGAGCGCCGAGGGGACGGTCACGTCGTTGGGGTTGGGGAGGCAATCGCCGGTCCGGAGATGGCCGTTGGCGTTGTGACTGACGTCGAGGATGCCGGCGGCGGCGACGGGAGCCGCGGCAGACGTGCTGGGGGTCGTGGGCGTCGTGGTGGTCGTGGTGGTCCTGTTTCGGGTGATCGTTGCGGTACTCATGATGGGGTCCTTTCGCGGACATGCGAATGAGGGGCCCGGCAGGACGGTGTGTTCACGTCCCGTGCGTCGGGCGGAGAGAAGAGCGGAGAGAAGAACTGCAGCAATGGGCTTCGGTGCAATACGGAAGCTGCGGAGCTGCGGGGGCCTCGATGAGGCGGAAGAAAGAAGATCGGCACCGGCGCCGCGGAAGGGCGGCGTACACACGTGCTGTTCGCAAGGTAGCACAGCTTCGGGGCCGCCAGTCGTGACGTGCGTCACCAGGGCGAGGGCTCGACCGGCACGGGACCCACATGCCGCGCTCCCTCGTTATGTGGGCCCCACACATGGGAACCCCGCGTGGCGCACCCTTACGTTTCCGGCCATGACGAGCCCCATTCCCCGCGGTGACGCCCCCGCAGGAGCCGCAGGACCCGCAGGAGCCGCAGGACCCGCAGGACCCGCCGGAGCCGCCGGAACCGACCTCACCGGGCGCACCGCCCTGGTCACCGGCGGCGCGAGCGGCATCGGCCGGGCCTGCGCCGTGGCCCTGGCCGGTGCCGGCGCCTTCGTCCATGTGGTGGACCAGCACGCCGACGCGGCCAAGGACGTGGCCGACGCGATCGACGGCGAGGCGCACGCCGTTGACCTCGCCGACCCCGCCGCGGTGGACACCCTGCCCACCCGCGTCGACGTCCTCGTCAACAGCGCCGGGCTCCAACACGTCGCCGCCGTCGAGGAGTTCCCCCCGGAGCGGTTCGACCTGATCCAGCGGGTCATGGTCACTGCGCCGTTCCTCCTGCTGCGCCGGACACTGCCCCACATGTACGACCACGGCTGGGGCCGCGTCGTGAACATCTCCAGCGTGCACGGCCTGCGCGCCAGCCCCTTCAAGTCCGCCTACGTCGCCGCCAAGCACGCCCTGGAGGGCCTGAGCAAGGTCACCGCCCTGGAGGGCGCGCCGCACGGCGTCACCAGCAACTGCCTCTGCCCCGGCTACACCCGCACGCCGCTGGTCGAGGACCAGATCAGCGCGCAGGCGGCCGCCCACGCGATCGCCCCGGAGCAGGTCCTCACCGACGTACTGCTGCGGCGTTCCGCGGTGAAGCGTCTGATCGAGCCCGAGGAGATCGCCGCCGCCGCGCTCTGGCTCTGCGGCCCGCACAGCGGCTTCGTGACCGGCGCGTCGCTGCCGCTGGACGGCGGCTGGACCGCCGCCTGAACTCCCGCTCCCCGCACGGCATTTCACATCCCTGTCTCACATCCCCGTCTCACATCCCTGTCGCGGCCCGCCCCCATCGGGACGCGAGACGTCCCCATCGAGAAACGGATCACGCCATGGCAGCCGCAACGCCGCGTCCCCAGGGCAATAACCCGGGCAAGGCCCCGGGGAAGGCCCCGGGCAAGCCGGGTATCGCCCGCATCATCAGCGCCAGCCTCATCGGCACCACCATCGAGTGGTACGACTTCTTCCTCTACGGTTCCGCCGCCGCCCTGGTCTTCAACACCCTCTTCTTCCCCAACAGCGACCCCTTGGTCGGCACCCTCCTCTCCTTCCTCACGTACGCCGTCGGCTTCGCGGCCCGGCCGCTCGGCGGCGTCGTCTTCGGCCACTACGGCGACAAGATCGGCCGCAAGAAGCTTCTCGTGCTCAGCCTGATGATGATGGGCGGCGCCACCTTCGCGATGGGGCTGCTGCCCACCCACGCCACGCTCGGTGTCGGCGCCCCGATCCTGCTCACGGTGTTGCGCCTGATCCAGGGCTTCGCGCTCGGTGGCGAGTGGGGCGGCGCCGTCCTGATCGTCTCCGAGCACGGCGACGACAAGAACCGCGGCTTCTGGGCCTCCTGGCCGCAGGCGGGCGCCCCCGGCGGCAATCTCCTGGCCACCGGCGTCCTCGCGCTCCTCGCCGCCGTCCAGTCCGACGAGGCGTTCCTCGCCTGGGGCTGGCGCATCCCCTTCCTGCTCTCCGGCGTGCTCGTGATCATCGGCCTGTGGATACGGGTCTCGGTCTCGGAGTCGCCGCTGTTCCTGGAGGCGCAGGCGCGCGCGGAGGCCGAGGCGGCCAAGGCGGGTGCGGCCGCGGTCGCCAAGCAGGACGCGGCGGTCGTCGAGGTCTTCCGGCACAACTGGCGCGGTGTCCTCACGGCCATCGGCACCCGGCTCGGCGAGAACGTCTCCTACTACATCCTCACGGCCTTCGTCCTCGTCTACGTCACCGTGCACCTGGAACTGCCCAAGAGCACCGCCCTGAACGCCGTCCTCATCGGATCCGCCGTCCACTTCGTGACGATCCCGCTGTGGGGTGCGCTCTCCGACCGCATCGGCCGCAGGCCCGTCACCCTGATCGGCTCGGTCGGCATGGGGGTGTGGGCGTTCGCGTTCTTCGCGCTCGTCGACAGCGAGTCCTTCGCCGTGATCACCCTCGCGGTCACGGTCGGCCTGCTCCTCCACGGCGCGATGTACGGGCCGCAGGCCGCCTTCATCTCCGAGATGTTCGACACGAAGGTCCGCTACTCCGGGGCCTCGATGGGCTCCCAGCTCGCGTCCATCATCGGCGGCGCCCTCGCCCCGATCATCGCGGTGGAGCTGCTCAAGGACTTCGACTCGGCGACGCCGGTGGCGCTGTACGTCTGCGTGACGGTGGTGATCACGACGCTGACCGTGCTCGTGGCGAAGGAGACGCGTGGCCGTTCGCTCGCCTCCCCCGCCGAGAGGGATTCGGCTTCCGAGGGTGCGAGCAGTACGGCCTCGGCGACAATCGGAAGCTGAACCGCACCCCGTACGCGCGCACCAGCGGCCCGCGCACCCCGCTCCCGGAGGCGACACGTCGTATGTCCAGCTCGCCAGACGCCGTCGACCGCGCCGCCCACCACGCCGGCCACCAGGAGCGGGCGTGCGCCTCCGCCCTGCGTGAGCTGCTCGACCTCCTCGCCCAGGACGCGCCGGCCGAGCAGTTCGCCCGGCCGGCCGCGGCGGCGCGCGCGGCCGGGGCGAGCGGCGCGGAGCTCACGGCGATCGACGAGGCCACGCAGACCGCGCTGCGCGTGCGCCGCACCCTGAACCAGCACCAGCGCAGGGAGGCCGAGCTCACCGCCCTGTTCGACACGGCGGGCGACCTCGCGGCCCTGCGTGACCTGGACGCGGTGCTGCGCGCCATCGTGCACCGGGCCAAGCTGCTGCTGCGCACGGACGTCGCGTACCTCTCCCTCAACGACCCGGTGGCGGGCGACACCTACATGCGTGTGACGGACGGCTCGGTCTCCGCCGCGTTCCAGAACGTGCGCCTGGGCATGGGCGAGGGGCTCGGCGGCCTGGTCGCGCAGACCGCCCGCCCGTACGCAACCGTCGACTACGAGATCGACACCCGCTTCAAGCACACCGGCCCCATCGACAGCGCCGTACTGGAGGAAGGCCTGCACGCCATCCTCGGCGTACCGCTGCGCCAGGGCAAACACGTCATCGGTGTCCTGTACGCCGCTGACCGCACCGCCCGCGCCTTCACCCCGGACGAGGGCGCGCTGCTGTCCTCGCTCGCCGACCATGCGGCGATAGCCATCGACAGCGCACGCAGGATGGAGGAGACGAGGACCGCGCTCGTCGACCTGAACGAGGCGTCGCAGACGATCCGCGCACACAGCGAGGCGCTGCGCCGGGCGGAGGACGCGCACGACCGCCTGACGGATCTCGTGCTGCGCGGCGGGGACTTCACGGAGGTCGCCACGGCCATCGGCGCCCTCCTGCGCGGCGGCACCCTCATCCACGACGCGGACGGCACGGAACTCGC
This region includes:
- a CDS encoding M6 family metalloprotease domain-containing protein; amino-acid sequence: MQQPTWRQQIRGARRGTAIATCAVLGLTVTTSASTGRLMEESPTAAGPASLARASTLSPCMINGTMGVQMSEGVPTSAGYSRSTGTVRALNLMVDFSDARGDGTALDRLKEFFPQTSDWFRTSSYGKLDYRPESPIPDWLRMPKSFKEYGIERGAPFDPGYRELVQDIVAEADPDVDFREYDLVNILMTPNAGPSALDTVLSVTFAGNTEAPVADGVPVSNASFVYSRQDDGSGSYRETGYRVLPHENGHVFGLPDLYTQDGGGAVGHWDIMSEDWGANNDLLAWHKWKLGWLGDDQISCASNAGTTEHTLSPLPAEGGTKLAFVPLSTRTGYAVEVRTRGGNDEAVCKPGVLIYRVDAEVDTGQGPVTVSDSTKDSGGCTRRPNVHAELSDATYEPGQTFTDEKTGVRITVTAIDGEGRYRVHVTRP
- the rho gene encoding transcription termination factor Rho, with protein sequence MSTATITRNRTTTTTTTPTTPSTSAAAPVAAAGILDVSHNANGHLRTGDCLPNPNDVTVPSALIRRLGLRAGDMVQGTCGKARTLTDVERVNGHSAEALRRRARFGDLTPLHPRERLHLETQGAGGGSVATRLIDLVAPVGKGQRGLIVAPPRTGKTVLLQQIAAAVSANHPEAHLMVVLLDERPEEVTDMKRSVRGEVLASTFDRPAKQHIALAELAVERAKRLTEEGKDVVMLFDSLTRLCRAYNNAASSGGRTLSGGVDAAAIQGPKRLFGAARLAEEGGSLTMLATVLVETGSRADDYYFEELKGTGNMELRLDRGMAERRVFPAVDVTPSGTRRDELLVPADELTAVRGLRRALHGRDAQSNLEALIERLRKTADNAAFLRQVQQTVPGAGSSKVNGG
- a CDS encoding 3-hydroxybutyrate dehydrogenase, which translates into the protein MTSPIPRGDAPAGAAGPAGAAGPAGPAGAAGTDLTGRTALVTGGASGIGRACAVALAGAGAFVHVVDQHADAAKDVADAIDGEAHAVDLADPAAVDTLPTRVDVLVNSAGLQHVAAVEEFPPERFDLIQRVMVTAPFLLLRRTLPHMYDHGWGRVVNISSVHGLRASPFKSAYVAAKHALEGLSKVTALEGAPHGVTSNCLCPGYTRTPLVEDQISAQAAAHAIAPEQVLTDVLLRRSAVKRLIEPEEIAAAALWLCGPHSGFVTGASLPLDGGWTAA
- a CDS encoding MFS transporter, with translation MAAATPRPQGNNPGKAPGKAPGKPGIARIISASLIGTTIEWYDFFLYGSAAALVFNTLFFPNSDPLVGTLLSFLTYAVGFAARPLGGVVFGHYGDKIGRKKLLVLSLMMMGGATFAMGLLPTHATLGVGAPILLTVLRLIQGFALGGEWGGAVLIVSEHGDDKNRGFWASWPQAGAPGGNLLATGVLALLAAVQSDEAFLAWGWRIPFLLSGVLVIIGLWIRVSVSESPLFLEAQARAEAEAAKAGAAAVAKQDAAVVEVFRHNWRGVLTAIGTRLGENVSYYILTAFVLVYVTVHLELPKSTALNAVLIGSAVHFVTIPLWGALSDRIGRRPVTLIGSVGMGVWAFAFFALVDSESFAVITLAVTVGLLLHGAMYGPQAAFISEMFDTKVRYSGASMGSQLASIIGGALAPIIAVELLKDFDSATPVALYVCVTVVITTLTVLVAKETRGRSLASPAERDSASEGASSTASATIGS